The uncultured Sphaerochaeta sp. genome includes the window CGACCTTCTCAACATCAACATTGAGATTGGAGGGGAAGGAAGCACCAGTGGTCAGGCGGTAAGTCTGTACATACTCACCCTGCAAGTACTTGATCAATCTCCAGGCAGCAGCTTCCTTGGCAGAACCAGCAGGAATATTTGCACTCATTCCCCAGCCGGTTCCTACAACACCACTGTTGGAGTTCTTGATCACTTCGCCAGGAAGGTTGGGAATGACCATGAGCTCAAAATCGTTCTGCTGGGACTCTGGGCTGATCAGGGCCTTGCCAGTGGTGATATCAGTCTGGAAGGATGCAGTGGACCAGTCGCCATCGATGTAGAAGGCAGCTTTCCCGCTTGCGAAACTACCACGTGAGGAGCCATAGGGGCTGCTCAGGCTGTTTCTGTTGATCATTCCTGATTTATACATGTCATCAATCAACTCAAGGGACTTCACGAACCAACTATCGGTAAAGTCGATTTTGCCGGCAGCAAGCTGGTCATACCAGTCAACCCCACCGTAACGTCCAACGACCATGGAGAAGAGGCAGCTCTGCATAACCCAAGCATCCATGTTATCCATGGCGATCAAATCAATTCCTTTTGCCTTCAAGGGCTTGACCATTGCTTTCATCTCTTCATAGCTCTTGGGAATATCGAAACCATTCTCACGGAGCACCTTTGCATTCACATAGAGCATGTGTGTGGTGGTGACGCCATTGGGAAGTTCAGCAAGGTATCCTGCGAACTGAGGAGCAGTGGTTGCTGGATTGTAATCGTCTACCAGACCATCTTTTTCCAGGAACGGCATCAGGTCTTTCACGCTATTTGTGGTATGAAGGCTGGTGGAACGACCACTGGGCCACATGTACAACACATCAGGAACCTGGCCACTAGCAACATAGGCTTCGGTCTTCTGGTGGAAAGGCTCATTGAACAGATCCTCACGGACCAGCTTGATGTCTGGATTCTCTTCCTCGAATTTGTCCCAAACCATCTTGATTTCATTGGCACTGTTCGGCTCGGACATGTCAATGTAGTTCAACACGGTAAGCTCTACTTGCCCAGATGCACTAGCATCTTCCTTGGTACCTTGAGCAAACACTGATGTTACTACCATCAGTAGCGCAAGCGCCAATACGGAAATTTTCTTCAAACCAGTCATTTTTACCTCCTAATGACTTCTTCTTACATTCCTGCGGTTGGACTCCCTACCCGCTCGGTTCTTGTTTCACCACACCATATTGCAGGTGTGAAGTAATCCCCTATCTATTAGTTCATACTTTGTACAAACTAATGCTACCATCACAACCACCAGCTGTCAAACAGTTTCACCTGTTAGCCTTTCACAGCACCGGCGGCAACACCCTTGGTGATCTCCTTGCGGAAGAACATGTAGAAGAGCAACATCGGAATCAGTCCAATCACCAATGCAGCGAATTGCTTTCCAAAGTCACTACTCAGCGCTCCTGCAAACTTCTGAACTCCGACCGGCAGGCTCTTGAGAGCATCACTACTGGTCAGGATATTGATCAACATAAACTCATTCCAAGTACCGGTGACTGTAAGGATTGCAACAGTCACTCCGACCGGAGCCGCCATCGGGACAATAATGGAGATGAATATCTTCATATAGGTTGCGCCATCGATACGTGCAGACTCAACCAAGGCAGTGGGGATGGACTTGATATACTCAGTGCCAAGATAGATGCCCATCGGCATTGCTATACCGATATAGGGGATCAGAACACCGAGGCGGGAGTTGTACAGTCCCACCCAGTTAATGATCAGGAAGAGCGGCACCATGATTGACTGTAGGGTTAAGAGCAACCCTATAACAAAGGAGCCATGGATATACTTGGTGGCCTTATTGGGAATCTTCGCGAATGCAAAGCCTGCCATGAAGGAGAATATCAGTGTTGCTACCGTGGTAATACCTGTGTAAATGATACTGTTGAATATCAGACTGGGGAATTTTCCCCTGACCCAGGCATCCTGATAGTTGATCAGAACCCAATCCTGCGGTATGCCCAGCTTATTCAACTGAAACTCGGTTGTGGTCTTGAAGGAGTTCATCACAAGCCATAGCAGAGGATAGATAGCCATGACTGTAAAGAAAATCATGACAGCGTAGGTCAACCCCAGATTGATTTTTGCCCTGGTTGAGCGGGTATCTTTTACATCACGCATGGTTACTCCCTCCCCCCGAACTTTTTCTCAACCCACTTGGTCAAGCCGATAAGAATAAAACTGATCACTACCATCACCGTACTGATTGCATTAGCCAGAGGATATCTCGGGGCTCCCTTGAAGGCCTTATCGAACATGTAGATGGAGAGCACACTGGTACGATTTGCCGGTCCCCCGGCAGTCATAACATAAATGAGGTCAAAACTCTTCAACGACCCGCTGATAGCGAGAATCGCTGTGGTAACCAGTACCCCCGAGAGTGCAGGAAGAATGACATAGCGAAGCGTTTGCCCCTCAGTCGCACCATCGATCCGGGCTGCTTCAATGACCGCACTATCAATTTTCTGCAGGTTGGCAATGAAAATGATCAAATACATACCGGTATACATCCAGAGGATTACAAAGAGAACCGGCAACATTGGGTGATTGCTTATCCCATACTCATACTGAGGATTAAATAACCGTACCAGTTCAGGGAATGCACCATAGGGGGCGAAGAATGATTTCCAGAGAATACCAATGACAACAGTGGATATGACGGTGGGAAGATAGATCATGGTCTGGAAGAAATCTGCAAACTTCACAATTCCTCGGTACAGCACATAGGCTAAGAAGAATCCGAGGGGAATCTGTCCAAACACTGATACAAAGACAATCCACATATTGTTCTTCAATGCCAGGTAGAAATACTCATCAGCGAAGAGATTCTGATACCACTTGAAGCCGACCAGATGGACTGGTTTGCCACCAAAGAGTTTTCCTCCACTATAATCACTTAAACTGAGAAAGATCGAAAATATCGTCGGGAATGCCATGACCGATATATAGATGAGAAAGCCGGGAAGCACCAAGGTCCAATAGGCCCTTTTCTGCTCTCGCTTCGCATCTGCCAGCGTATGCGTTTTAGGCATGCGTAACCTCCAACCTGGGTTTTTTATATGTTTTCTTCATAGGGTATGCTTGATCGATGACATCCTCCCAATCGAAATGAGTACGACTTTCAATTTCTGAGAGCTCAGGAACTGCAAATAGCTTCTGCAAGAACATGGTCGCAGCTCCCTTTGCTACCACAAACTCGTCCTTGGTATCGAAAAGCAGTTTGCATCCAATCTTGTCCATGACAGCAAGAAATTGAGGACACTCCTCCTTGAGGAACTCCCTGATCCTTCCTTCATCACTGAACGGTTTTCCATGGACAAAAAAGACACGGGGATCCAGTACGGAAAGGATGGGAACGAGGGATCCGAATAGATCTTTCATGAATGTCTTCCATGCGTTTTCGTCAGAGACGGACTTGATCAGTAGATCTTCCGGTAGGCCAGTCTGTCCCTTGTTATGCTCCCGCCAGCTCAGCGTGCAGATTTCACCGCTGCTGTGATGGGATCCATGATAGACTTTTCCACCAATGGAGAGCCCGATACCAACACCGATACCTGCACGATCCCCAAACTGGTAATTCCCTTCATGGTAGTCTGCAATCATGCACATGAAATCACCCAGGTTCACATTCCTGTTGATCGTCATCTCCAACCAGGCAGTGCAGTTCGCATCATTCTCTACAAAGACCAGTACATCATAGCGTTTTGCAAAGAAATCATAGAAATCATAATTCTTGAGACCAAATGGTTCTGCATACATGATGATGCCATCCTCTGCATTCACAATACCGGGAATACCGGCAATGACGGCAAGCAATGGTATGGAGAGCTTTTCAATCTCTGTCAGCACCAGGTCCATCAGGAAGGTAAGGATTTCATCAAATTCAACTTCCGGTAGTTTCCCTTTGCTCTGGTAGAGCAATCCACCGGTTATATCGAGGATGACGGCCCTGTAGTGGGAAGGCTGGATGTCGAAACCGACAACACAGCCAAAGCGTTCATTCAGCTTCAGGCAGATCGGTTTCCTTCCTCCCCTGCTTACACCACTCCCCTCTTCTCCCTCATAAACAACCTCGTCATCAATGAGAGCACTGATAATATTGGTAACGGTGGAGCGATAAAGGTTCAGTTCCCTGGCAATATCGACCCTGCTGATACCCGGACTTTTCCAGATCAACTGAGCAACCAAGGAAGTATTTGCATTTTTCTGAAAATTGTTGTTGTTGATTCTCATACTGGTTCTGTATACTCCAGGTACATACGTGTAGGACTTGTTTGTTCGCTCTCTGTACAAACTAAGCGTAACACCACCCCTTTCTACTGTCAAGGAATATTTTACGAGTTTGTACAACCCTTGTACTTGACTTCAGCTTGCAGTCATGGTAGGACAAGACCATGGCCAAAACAAATACAGTAAAAGCAAGTGAAATCTTGTTTCCCACACCCAGAACCGTTGAAGACAAGGAAGGATTCTTTCGCTTCCACGATGGCATTACCATCGCAGTCGATCCTTCCTTTACATCCCTCATTGAGACTGCCCCTGCACTCCTGCAGATACAACGAGGCGGAGAAGACATCCTGGTAAAGCTACAAGAGGGCTTTCCAAGTGAAGGATACAGCCTCACCATCGGTAAGAAGCAGATAGTGATCAGGGCTAGCAATGAGGAAGGTGCATTCCGTGGGATCTCTACCCTGAGAAACCTTACCTATACCTCTGAGCATAGGCTTCCCTGCTGCGCTATCGAGGACTCCCCTTCCTTTACCTGGAGGGGATTCATGATTGACTGCAGCAGGCACTACTTCAGTCCTGCATTTCTGAAGAAACTAATCGATGTAGCCTCGCTGTATCATCTCAACCGTTTTCATTGGCACTTGAGTGACGACCAAGGTTGGAGAATTCCCTTGGATGGTTGGCCTCAATTGGAAAAGGTAGCGAGTAAGAGAACCCTCCTGCAATACACGGACGGGAGAACATACGGACGGTTGTACACCAAAGAGGAGTTACTGGAGGTCCAAGCCTACGCCCATGCTCGCCATATGATCGTGGTACCGGAGATTGAGACTCCAGGACATGTCTCTTCCCTCCTTGCCGCATATCCCCATTTCGGGTGCAGTGGAGGACCGTATGAGGTACAAGATCGCTGGGGAATCTTTGACGAAGTACTCTGTGCAGGGAACAATCAGGTGCTGGAGTTCCTCGAAGATGCCATTACCCAGATAGCTGCACTGTTCAGTGACCCCTATATCCACATTGGTGGGGATGAGTGTCCTCACACTGCCTGGAAATCCTGCCCAAAATGCCAGAAGAGAATGCAAGAAGAGGGATTATCCAAGGAGAAGGAACTCCAGAGTTGGATGACCAGTAAAATCTGTGAGATGGTAAGCAA containing:
- a CDS encoding carbohydrate ABC transporter permease, which produces MRDVKDTRSTRAKINLGLTYAVMIFFTVMAIYPLLWLVMNSFKTTTEFQLNKLGIPQDWVLINYQDAWVRGKFPSLIFNSIIYTGITTVATLIFSFMAGFAFAKIPNKATKYIHGSFVIGLLLTLQSIMVPLFLIINWVGLYNSRLGVLIPYIGIAMPMGIYLGTEYIKSIPTALVESARIDGATYMKIFISIIVPMAAPVGVTVAILTVTGTWNEFMLINILTSSDALKSLPVGVQKFAGALSSDFGKQFAALVIGLIPMLLFYMFFRKEITKGVAAGAVKG
- a CDS encoding ROK family transcriptional regulator, translated to MRINNNNFQKNANTSLVAQLIWKSPGISRVDIARELNLYRSTVTNIISALIDDEVVYEGEEGSGVSRGGRKPICLKLNERFGCVVGFDIQPSHYRAVILDITGGLLYQSKGKLPEVEFDEILTFLMDLVLTEIEKLSIPLLAVIAGIPGIVNAEDGIIMYAEPFGLKNYDFYDFFAKRYDVLVFVENDANCTAWLEMTINRNVNLGDFMCMIADYHEGNYQFGDRAGIGVGIGLSIGGKVYHGSHHSSGEICTLSWREHNKGQTGLPEDLLIKSVSDENAWKTFMKDLFGSLVPILSVLDPRVFFVHGKPFSDEGRIREFLKEECPQFLAVMDKIGCKLLFDTKDEFVVAKGAATMFLQKLFAVPELSEIESRTHFDWEDVIDQAYPMKKTYKKPRLEVTHA
- a CDS encoding beta-N-acetylhexosaminidase gives rise to the protein MAKTNTVKASEILFPTPRTVEDKEGFFRFHDGITIAVDPSFTSLIETAPALLQIQRGGEDILVKLQEGFPSEGYSLTIGKKQIVIRASNEEGAFRGISTLRNLTYTSEHRLPCCAIEDSPSFTWRGFMIDCSRHYFSPAFLKKLIDVASLYHLNRFHWHLSDDQGWRIPLDGWPQLEKVASKRTLLQYTDGRTYGRLYTKEELLEVQAYAHARHMIVVPEIETPGHVSSLLAAYPHFGCSGGPYEVQDRWGIFDEVLCAGNNQVLEFLEDAITQIAALFSDPYIHIGGDECPHTAWKSCPKCQKRMQEEGLSKEKELQSWMTSKICEMVSKAGKRPIGWDEVLEGTESLGLPKDLIVMSWRGVAGGIEASERGHEVIMCPNTDGCYFDYQHTDDEEEMGNLGVSSITQVAQFDPLAGLKDKMAQARVLGSQGNLWTEKITNGRQAEYMLFPRLMILAERLWNPQDPKIILDRIPLLYKVCDALSINCYRGPLA
- a CDS encoding ABC transporter substrate-binding protein; amino-acid sequence: MTGLKKISVLALALLMVVTSVFAQGTKEDASASGQVELTVLNYIDMSEPNSANEIKMVWDKFEEENPDIKLVREDLFNEPFHQKTEAYVASGQVPDVLYMWPSGRSTSLHTTNSVKDLMPFLEKDGLVDDYNPATTAPQFAGYLAELPNGVTTTHMLYVNAKVLRENGFDIPKSYEEMKAMVKPLKAKGIDLIAMDNMDAWVMQSCLFSMVVGRYGGVDWYDQLAAGKIDFTDSWFVKSLELIDDMYKSGMINRNSLSSPYGSSRGSFASGKAAFYIDGDWSTASFQTDITTGKALISPESQQNDFELMVIPNLPGEVIKNSNSGVVGTGWGMSANIPAGSAKEAAAWRLIKYLQGEYVQTYRLTTGASFPSNLNVDVEKVVEEKNLEPFIAKRAAYYAAHTPITPVIDGVLHSDVYNVINTGLQEIGLGDKAPAQVASEVQKAWDSWKKNQ
- a CDS encoding sugar ABC transporter permease — encoded protein: MPKTHTLADAKREQKRAYWTLVLPGFLIYISVMAFPTIFSIFLSLSDYSGGKLFGGKPVHLVGFKWYQNLFADEYFYLALKNNMWIVFVSVFGQIPLGFFLAYVLYRGIVKFADFFQTMIYLPTVISTVVIGILWKSFFAPYGAFPELVRLFNPQYEYGISNHPMLPVLFVILWMYTGMYLIIFIANLQKIDSAVIEAARIDGATEGQTLRYVILPALSGVLVTTAILAISGSLKSFDLIYVMTAGGPANRTSVLSIYMFDKAFKGAPRYPLANAISTVMVVISFILIGLTKWVEKKFGGRE